In Miscanthus floridulus cultivar M001 chromosome 5, ASM1932011v1, whole genome shotgun sequence, one genomic interval encodes:
- the LOC136449945 gene encoding AMSH-like ubiquitin thioesterase 3 — MGPPQPARAGAINIEACARPIAVDHRISLPYYFRIASSLLRQANIYRNESNFLDLYVILLRYSSLLCETIPKHRDYHAFKLREKAFFDKLIDVIKELETLKPVVQRQVAEHNRGGTVESNTNSLNGNYGTTRRIEQRTPSSYTPQPFVGSTNGALQKPFHAGRQVASLPSVQKQFMNLPYPKEETLARHSILGPNGLNGRWNGPVTEIKVQYPSNFELTQNDITSLVPSILNQDDSHGPSTAPPPPDSSSNDNDDMKSVLSLDDGRWSVPAEERTPLPSASLEEELFQLNIKQPSPPPVLAEVQRPISPSRVADPTPGLPTSGTARFQNLHVPIKLMECFLRVAESNTKRSLETCGVLAGTLKKRIFYVTTLIIPKQKSTSNTCEATNEEELFEVQDTGSLFTLGWIHTHPTQSCFLSSIDLHNHYSYQVMLPEAIAIVMAPTDTTRKHGIFHLTDPGGMGVIHDCQERGFHPHKAPLDGSPIYEQCSHVYMDTDIKFDMIDLRER; from the exons ATGGGGCCACCGCAGCCAGCCAGGGCCGGCGCCATCAACATCGAGGCGTGCGCGCGGCcgatcgccgtcgaccaccgcatcagCCTCCCCTACTACTTCCGCATCGCGAGCAGCCTCCTCCGACAG GCTAATATATATCGGAACGAGAGTAACTTCCTCGACCTGTATGTCATCCTTCTGAGATACTCGAG CTTGCTGTGCGAGACGATTCCGAAGCATCGTGATTACCATGCCTTCAAGTTAAGAGAAAAGGCATTTTTTGAT AAACTTATTGATGTTATCAAAGAGCTTGAGACATTGAAGCCAGTTGTGCAGCGGCAGGTTGCCGAGCATAATAGAGGAGGTACTGTGGAATCTAATACTAATAGTCTAAATGGAAACTATGGTACAACTCGCAGGATAGAGCAGCGTACTCCAAGCTCTTATACTCCACAG cCATTTGTAGGCAGCACTAATGGAGCATTGCAAAAACCCTTCCATGCCGGGAGACAAGTGGCATCCTTACCGAGCGTCCAGAAACA ATTTATGAATCTACCATATCCAAAAGAAGAAACACTAGCTAGACACTCCATATTAGGACCTAATGGTCTTAATGGCCGATGGAATGGGCCTGTTACTGAAATTAAG GTTCAGTATCCAAGCAATTTTGAATTAACACAAAATGATATAACAAG TTTAGTGCCATCCATCTTGAACCAAGATGATTCGCATGGTCCCAGTACTGCACCTCCACCTCCAGATAGCTCCTCAAATGACAATGATGATATGAAATCTGTTCTCTCTCTTGATGATGGTCGATGGTCTGTGCCAGCGGAAGAACGCACTCCACTTCCTTCTGCTAGTTTGGAAGAAGAGTTGTTCCAATTGAATATCAAACAACCTTCTCCTCCACCAGTTCTGGCGGAGGTACAAAGGCCAATTTCTCCATCAAGAGTTGCTGATCCAACACCAGGACTTCCGACCTCAGGAACTGCCCGTTTTCAGAACTTGCATGTT CCGATCAAGTTGATGGAGTGTTTTCTAAGGGTTGCTGAGTCAAACACCAAAAGAAGCTTAGAAACCTGTGGGGTTCTTGCTGGTACCCTG AAAAAGAGAATTTTTTATGTGACAACCTTAATTATTCCAAAGCAGAAATCGACATCTAATACG TGTGAagctacaaatgaagaagaactATTTGAAGTTCAGGACACAGGCTCACTGTTCACTCTTGGTTGGATTCAT ACGCATCCGACACAGTcctgcttcctttcttccattGACCTCCACAATCATTATTCTTATCAG GTCATGCTacctgaagcaattgcaatagtTATGGCACCTACTGACACAACAAG AAAACATGGTATATTTCATCTCACGGATCCAGGTGGTATGGGCGTGATCCATGATTGTCAAGAGAGAGGTTTCCATCCTCATAAGGCACCTCTTGATGGTTCACCAATCTATGAGCAGTGCTCCCATGTGTACATGGACACCGATATAAAGTTTGATATGATTGATCTCCGAGAACGATGA
- the LOC136452140 gene encoding uncharacterized protein, with the protein MPLPQAISSARWASATQTPRPPSRRDVGTDSERGGSGAHELLRTGAILSERVLIGIGLEKSNQIQGEVPDPPSKVQTSPDKESFDKALTKESMKLLATLAAIRLDEAVGNHLIHVPPVRGRRFLRRKL; encoded by the exons ATGCCGCTACCACAAGCGATATCCTCAGCGCGCTGGGCTTCGGCTACGCAGACGCCAAGGCCGCCGAGTCGCAGGGACGTCGGGACGGACTCGGAGCGGGGCGGGAGCGGCGCACACGAACTGTTGCGGACCGGCGCGATTTTGTCCGAACGAGTCTTAATTGGAATTGGAttggaaaaatcaaatcaaatccaag GAGAAGTTCCTGATCCGCCGAGCAAAGTACAAACCTCACCTGATAAGGAGTCCTTTGACAAAGCCCTCACAAAGGAG TCCATGAAGTTGCTTGCTACACTGGCTGCAATTCGGTTGGATGAGGCTGTTGGCAATCATTTGATCCACGTGCCTCCAGTTCGTGGAAGAAG GTTCCTGAGGAGAAAACTTTAA